The following are from one region of the Candidatus Poribacteria bacterium genome:
- a CDS encoding CusA/CzcA family heavy metal efflux RND transporter translates to MERFIELCIRNRFFVILVMAMVVGWGVWSVVTTPVDAIPDLSDVQVIIASEWMGQSPQEIEDQVTYPISTAMLGVPKVKTVRGFSFFNSSFVYVIFEDGTDLYWARSRVLEYLNALTGGLPPGVKTTLGPDGTGVGWVFQYTVEGMNHSLADLRAIQDWYIRYQLLSIPGVSEIASVGGFRRQYQVDIDPDRLLAYDITIQQIAGAVRRSNQQVGASMLEVAEKEFMIRGLGYLAGLDDIRDTVIATSASGTPVRVGDVAHVHEGPEMRRGIAERDGTGEVVSGVVVMRQGENAREVIRQVKRKIAEIEPGLPEGVRINTIYDRSSLIERAIETLKSTLIKESIAVAVVIAIFLWHAQSSLVAIITLPVGVLVSFIVMRMQGLNANIMSLGGIAVAIGEMVDAAIVMVENVHKTLEHDRAEGRERNRWEVVSESSKQVGPSLFFSLIIIAVSFMPVITLQAQEGRLFRPLAFTKTYAMVAGAILAIALVPVLMGYLIRGKVVDEERNPINRALIAVYKPVILPILRWRWVVIVLAVALVAITLIPLRQLGSEFMPPLYEGDLLYMPSSAPAISATEARKLVQVQDRILKSFPEVKTTLGKMGRAETATDPAPLDMMETVVVLKPRDQWRPGMTPEKLIEEMDTRLRWPGVRNMWTMPIKNRVDMLATGIKTPVGIKIRGANLQQISDVALQVERALRGVPDTRNVYAERLMGGNYIDFEIHRDAIARYGLTVADVQGSIETALGGMPITTTVEGRNRFTVNVRYARELRDDIQSLSRVLIPLPSMGGLGSASGSMAGGGMAGMGGAEMDGMGGIGMGGSSVQTPYVSPLPMPAYAASGIPLSSSGSMGMVSGMGGMSGGMGGMGGSMAGGMSDMDGSTVFMSGMAAGMGGVPVSGLLSPISGSATPMPTVAQPTANIVQIPLGELATIHVRQGPMAINSESGLLQSVVFVDVSTKDIGGYVRRAQQALAQSVTLPAGVYLKWSGQFEYMARAQQRLKVIVPVTIAVIFVLLYLNFKAMSEVLVVMLSLPFAVVGGVWLMYLYRFNMSVAAAVGFIALAGVAVQTAIIMLLFLDISYHKAVASGVPLTKARLYESIVEGAAMRVRPKTMTAATTIFGLAPIFWEEGAGSEVMRRMAAPMVGGLVSSLVLTLIVIPAIYAVWRGWGLEQGEFTQTVAKPTRGRRRFGLIAAAVIVALVLAGAIAYNRLGAGEGSGQLIHSESIDGMNVEVSAPKLRHGKDTEFWVRITDPQGAPITDAGVSMEVYMAAMPSMGMPEMRGGADAQYVKDRYAAKIDVEMGGAWEFRLTVRRGDEVSRAVFPIVLP, encoded by the coding sequence CTGACTGGCGGGCTGCCACCCGGTGTCAAGACGACACTGGGACCAGATGGTACCGGAGTCGGGTGGGTGTTCCAGTACACGGTCGAGGGTATGAACCACAGCTTGGCGGACCTCCGCGCCATTCAGGACTGGTACATCCGCTACCAGCTCCTCAGCATCCCGGGCGTATCCGAGATCGCGAGCGTCGGTGGGTTCCGCCGCCAGTACCAGGTGGATATCGACCCGGATCGCCTGCTCGCGTACGACATCACCATCCAGCAGATCGCGGGAGCCGTCCGACGGAGCAATCAGCAGGTCGGCGCCAGCATGCTCGAGGTTGCGGAGAAGGAGTTCATGATCCGCGGTCTCGGCTATCTCGCCGGGCTCGACGACATTCGCGATACGGTGATCGCGACCAGCGCCAGCGGCACTCCCGTCCGAGTCGGCGATGTCGCGCACGTGCACGAAGGTCCCGAAATGCGGCGCGGCATCGCGGAACGCGACGGGACCGGCGAAGTCGTCAGCGGCGTCGTCGTCATGCGGCAGGGCGAGAACGCTCGCGAGGTGATCCGGCAGGTGAAGCGCAAGATCGCCGAGATCGAGCCCGGACTGCCCGAAGGCGTCCGGATCAACACGATCTACGACCGATCGTCCCTCATCGAACGCGCCATCGAGACCCTCAAATCCACGCTCATCAAGGAGAGCATCGCGGTTGCCGTTGTCATCGCGATCTTCCTGTGGCACGCGCAGAGCTCGCTCGTCGCCATCATCACGCTACCCGTCGGCGTTCTTGTCTCCTTCATCGTGATGCGGATGCAGGGCTTGAATGCGAATATCATGTCACTCGGAGGCATCGCAGTCGCCATCGGCGAGATGGTGGACGCCGCCATCGTCATGGTCGAGAACGTCCACAAGACCCTCGAGCACGACCGTGCAGAGGGTCGCGAGCGAAACCGGTGGGAAGTCGTATCCGAATCGTCGAAGCAGGTCGGGCCCTCGCTTTTCTTCTCGCTGATCATCATCGCGGTCTCGTTCATGCCCGTTATCACGCTGCAGGCGCAGGAGGGCCGCCTGTTCCGGCCACTGGCATTCACCAAGACGTATGCCATGGTAGCTGGCGCAATCCTCGCGATCGCGCTCGTGCCTGTGCTGATGGGCTACCTCATCCGTGGCAAGGTCGTCGACGAGGAACGCAACCCGATCAACCGCGCTCTCATCGCCGTCTACAAGCCCGTGATCCTGCCCATCCTGCGGTGGCGCTGGGTCGTCATCGTTCTGGCTGTCGCGCTCGTGGCGATCACCTTGATCCCGCTGCGCCAGCTCGGGTCGGAGTTCATGCCTCCCCTCTACGAAGGCGATCTGCTCTACATGCCGAGCTCCGCCCCCGCCATCTCGGCGACAGAAGCCCGGAAGCTGGTCCAGGTGCAGGACCGAATCCTCAAGTCGTTCCCGGAGGTGAAGACGACGCTGGGCAAGATGGGCAGAGCCGAGACAGCGACTGACCCCGCGCCCTTGGACATGATGGAGACCGTTGTCGTCCTTAAGCCGCGCGACCAGTGGCGACCCGGCATGACGCCCGAGAAGCTCATCGAGGAGATGGACACCAGACTCCGATGGCCCGGCGTGCGGAACATGTGGACGATGCCCATCAAGAACCGAGTCGATATGCTCGCGACGGGCATCAAGACGCCGGTCGGCATCAAGATCCGAGGTGCCAACCTCCAGCAGATCTCCGACGTGGCGCTCCAGGTCGAGCGGGCGCTGCGAGGCGTGCCAGACACGCGCAACGTCTACGCGGAGCGGCTGATGGGCGGCAACTACATCGACTTCGAAATCCACCGCGATGCCATCGCCCGGTACGGACTCACGGTCGCGGACGTCCAGGGCTCCATTGAGACGGCACTGGGCGGCATGCCGATCACGACGACCGTCGAAGGTAGGAACCGCTTCACCGTCAATGTGCGGTACGCCCGCGAGTTGCGCGACGACATCCAGTCGTTGAGCCGCGTCCTGATTCCGCTGCCCTCAATGGGCGGCCTGGGCTCTGCCAGCGGATCGATGGCAGGCGGCGGCATGGCGGGGATGGGCGGCGCGGAGATGGACGGCATGGGCGGCATTGGGATGGGCGGAAGCTCGGTGCAGACACCATACGTGTCTCCGCTTCCGATGCCGGCTTACGCGGCTTCGGGCATCCCGCTGAGTTCCTCAGGCTCGATGGGTATGGTGTCGGGCATGGGCGGCATGTCCGGAGGAATGGGCGGCATGGGCGGGTCGATGGCAGGAGGCATGTCGGACATGGACGGCTCGACGGTGTTCATGTCCGGCATGGCTGCCGGCATGGGCGGTGTTCCTGTCAGCGGCCTGCTGAGTCCCATATCGGGCTCCGCGACCCCGATGCCGACGGTGGCGCAGCCTACGGCGAACATCGTGCAGATTCCGCTGGGAGAGCTGGCGACGATCCACGTTCGGCAGGGTCCGATGGCGATCAACAGCGAATCGGGTTTGCTCCAGTCTGTCGTCTTCGTCGACGTGTCGACGAAGGACATCGGCGGATACGTCCGAAGGGCTCAGCAGGCACTCGCGCAGAGCGTGACGCTTCCCGCAGGCGTCTACCTGAAGTGGAGCGGCCAGTTCGAGTACATGGCGCGGGCGCAGCAGCGGCTGAAGGTCATCGTGCCAGTGACCATCGCCGTCATCTTCGTCCTGCTCTATCTCAACTTCAAGGCGATGTCCGAGGTACTTGTCGTCATGCTGTCGCTGCCGTTTGCTGTGGTCGGCGGCGTTTGGCTCATGTACCTGTACCGGTTCAACATGAGCGTCGCCGCGGCCGTCGGGTTCATCGCCCTGGCGGGCGTTGCCGTGCAAACGGCGATCATTATGCTGTTGTTCCTCGACATCTCCTACCACAAGGCGGTGGCGTCCGGCGTCCCGCTCACCAAGGCGCGTCTCTATGAGTCCATCGTCGAGGGCGCTGCGATGCGCGTGCGCCCAAAGACGATGACAGCCGCCACCACGATCTTCGGGCTAGCGCCCATTTTCTGGGAGGAGGGGGCGGGGTCCGAAGTGATGCGTCGCATGGCGGCTCCAATGGTGGGCGGACTCGTCTCGTCGCTCGTGCTGACGCTCATCGTGATTCCCGCCATCTACGCTGTTTGGCGGGGCTGGGGCTTGGAGCAGGGCGAGTTCACTCAGACAGTCGCGAAACCGACGCGCGGTCGGCGTCGATTCGGGCTCATCGCGGCGGCTGTCATCGTGGCGCTCGTCCTCGCTGGAGCCATCGCCTACAACCGTCTCGGTGCGGGGGAAGGCTCCGGGCAGCTCATCCACAGCGAGTCCATCGACGGGATGAACGTCGAAGTGAGCGCTCCGAAGCTGAGACACGGCAAGGACACCGAGTTCTGGGTCAGGATCACGGATCCGCAAGGGGCTCCGATCACCGACGCTGGAGTGAGCATGGAGGTCTACATGGCGGCGATGCCCAGCATGGGCATGCCGGAGATGCGTGGGGGCGCTGACGCCCAGTACGTCAAGGACCGATATGCGGCGAAAATCGACGTCGAGATGGGAGGGGCTTGGGAGTTCCGGTTGACGGTTCGGCGCGGCGACGAGGTATCGAGAGCCGTGTTCCCGATCGTCCTGCCGTGA